Within Candidatus Dadabacteria bacterium, the genomic segment AGGTCTTTGAAGACGAAAAGCAAAGGCGGAGTTCTGAGAATTCCGGAGAGTGATCGGGATTCGGGTCCGTATACGGTGGAAAGATGAGACACAGAAAATCGGGAAGAAAACTGGGAGTTACTACAAAACACAGAAAGGCCATGTTCCGCAACATGGCTACGGACCTTTTGCGTAACGGCAGGATAAATACAACTGACACAAGGGCCAAGGAAATAAGAAGGGTTGTGGAGAAGCTCGTAACTTTGGGTAAAAACGGCAGTCTTCACGCGAGAAGAAAGGCTCTGGGATATATAAGGGATCGTGCAGTTGTGGAAAAACTTTTCTCCGAACTTGCCCAGAGGTATATGGAGCGTCCCGGTGGCTATACGAGGATTGTGAAACTTGGTTACAGAAGGGGAGATAATGCCCCCATTTCTCTTGTTGAACTCGTGACCGAGGAGTACAAGGCCAAGAAAAAAAGACGGAAGGCAAAACCCAAGGCCGAAACCAAGAGCGCGCCGAAGAAAAGTTCGAAGAAGAAATCCGCAGAAGAACTTGGTCTGGTTGAGCAACAAGAAACCGCCGAGGGGCAGGTGGACGAACAGGGTGAAGCCGAGATGACAGAAGCGGAATCCCAAGAACCCAAAGAGCAAGCCGGTTCTTCCGAAAAGACTGAGGATTAGTTCCTTCTTTTTTCCCCGCACATACCTGGCGGGTTTTTTCCGTCTTCCCTATTATTTATAATAGACCTGATGAAAAGAATCGGGTTTATACTTGATGCAGGATCAATTGAAGAACTCAAGGATCTAGCTGTTGCTGCGGAGAAAGCGAATTTCCACTCCGTCTGGGCTACGGAACTTTACAGGACCCCTTTTCAGCAGCTCTCTGCAATTGCTCCAGTCACCTCTGAAATAAAGCTCGGCACCGCAGTTGCTCTTGCCTTTGTGAGAAGCCCGCTGGTTACTTCCATTACTTCTCTTGATCTTGACGAAATTAGTTCGGGGAGGTTGATACTGGGTCTTGGTACCGGGGCAAAGAGAACGAACGAGAATTTCCACGGTGTTTTCTATGGAGACAGGCCGGTTGCGAGGATAAGAGAATGCGTTGGGTTAATAAGGGAAATTCTGTCCGAGGCTCATACAGGCAACGATATTGTTTTCGAAGGGCAGTTCTACAGAGTAAACACAAGGGGTTACAAGAGGGCTTTTGAACCTATCAGACAAAATATACCTATATTCGTGGCCGGTATAGGAAGCAACATGGTTGGTGCTGCTGCCGAAATCGCGGACGGTTACATGGGACATGTAGTCTGTTCGCTTGAATATATAAAAAGGGTAGTTTCACCTTCGCTTGAAGAAAGACTTGAGAAAAGTGGAAAAAACGGAGATTTTACGAAATGCTCGATTATTACCTGTGCCGTTTCCCATGACTGGGAGAGGGCGAGAGAAGCCGCTCGGGCGACCATAGCCTTTTACGCTACGGTAAAAGCCTATGATCCTCCTTTCAGGCTTCACGGTTTTACGGATGAGGTTAAAGGGATAAGGGATGCTTTTCGTAAAAAAGATATCCGTGCGATGATAAAAGGTGTCAGTGATGAAATGGTTGAAGCGTTTGCCGTTGTGGGGGATGCGGAACATTGCAGGGAGAGAGTGGAGGAGTACAGGAAATATGTAGACCTTCCTGTACTCAGTGCCCCTCATTATTTTCTTGATTTCAGGGAGGTAAGGGAGTACCAGGAGCGATTGATCGAGGCCTTTGCCTCGTGAGACCCGGGTTTTTTAGCTAGGAAAATGAAAATACTTGTTTCAGGATCGACCGGAACCGTGGGAACCCATCTTCTTAATTCCATTCCCTCGGATTCCTATGAGGTCTGGCGTCTTGTAAGGTCGCAGGTGGAAGGAGAGAATCTGATTTTCTGGAATCCAAAGGAGGGCTATATCGAAGATCCATCTTTGCTTGAGGGTTTTGACGCAGTTGTTCATCTCTCAGGGGAGAATATAGTGTGCAGATGGACTGAAGAGAAAAAGAATTCGATACGGCAGAGCAGGGTGCACAGTACCCGGTACTTGGTGAGTCTTTTCTCTGCGCTTCAACATCCTCCCAAAACCCTTATCTGTGCTTCGGCAATCGGTTACTATGGGGACAGGGGGGAAGAAGGACTTACTGAGCGTTCCGTGGCTGGCTCTGGGTTTCTTCCTGATGTTTGCTGCGAATGGGAGAATGAGGCTCAAGGGGCCTCTGACCTTGGAGCAAGGGTCATAAACCTGCGCTTAGGCGTCGTACTAAGTCCCGAAGGAGGCATATTGAGTTCTTTGCTGCCTCTTT encodes:
- the rplQ gene encoding 50S ribosomal protein L17; this translates as MRHRKSGRKLGVTTKHRKAMFRNMATDLLRNGRINTTDTRAKEIRRVVEKLVTLGKNGSLHARRKALGYIRDRAVVEKLFSELAQRYMERPGGYTRIVKLGYRRGDNAPISLVELVTEEYKAKKKRRKAKPKAETKSAPKKSSKKKSAEELGLVEQQETAEGQVDEQGEAEMTEAESQEPKEQAGSSEKTED
- a CDS encoding LLM class flavin-dependent oxidoreductase, which translates into the protein MKRIGFILDAGSIEELKDLAVAAEKANFHSVWATELYRTPFQQLSAIAPVTSEIKLGTAVALAFVRSPLVTSITSLDLDEISSGRLILGLGTGAKRTNENFHGVFYGDRPVARIRECVGLIREILSEAHTGNDIVFEGQFYRVNTRGYKRAFEPIRQNIPIFVAGIGSNMVGAAAEIADGYMGHVVCSLEYIKRVVSPSLEERLEKSGKNGDFTKCSIITCAVSHDWERAREAARATIAFYATVKAYDPPFRLHGFTDEVKGIRDAFRKKDIRAMIKGVSDEMVEAFAVVGDAEHCRERVEEYRKYVDLPVLSAPHYFLDFREVREYQERLIEAFAS
- a CDS encoding TIGR01777 family oxidoreductase, whose protein sequence is MKILVSGSTGTVGTHLLNSIPSDSYEVWRLVRSQVEGENLIFWNPKEGYIEDPSLLEGFDAVVHLSGENIVCRWTEEKKNSIRQSRVHSTRYLVSLFSALQHPPKTLICASAIGYYGDRGEEGLTERSVAGSGFLPDVCCEWENEAQGASDLGARVINLRLGVVLSPEGGILSSLLPLFKMGLGGVIGSGDQYLSWISIEDLSRIIIYLLERGEVNGPVNAVSPNPVTNRQFTATLASVLRRPAWFSTPAFAVRLLFGEMGRSTMLVGCKVFPEKLLSSGYEFLHEDLGCVLEDVVLK